The proteins below are encoded in one region of Sander vitreus isolate 19-12246 chromosome 24, sanVit1, whole genome shotgun sequence:
- the LOC144513024 gene encoding chloride intracellular channel protein 4 isoform X3, which translates to MALNAIEEERDSLVSVCVQAGSDGESIGNCPFSQRLFMILWLKGVIFNVTTVDLKRKPADLQDLAPGTNPPFVMFNGEVKVDVNKIEEFLEEKLTPPRYPRLAAKHAEANTAGIDVFAKFSAYIKNSRKDTNEALEKALLKSLRRLDDFLRTPLSEEIDADAPGDLPDSSRSFLDGSELTLADCNLLPKLHILKVVAKKYRGFEIPSEMTGLWRYLNCAYQREEFTSTCPAEREIQVAYLDVAKKIK; encoded by the exons actctcttgtttctgtgtgtgtgcaggcaggAAGTGACGGCGAGAGCATCGGTAACTGTCCCTTCTCTCAGAGACTCTTTATGATCCTCTGGCTCAAAGGAGTTATCTTCAACGTCACCACTGTCGACCTCAAACG GAAGCCGGCCGACCTGCAGGACCTTGCTCCAGGAACCAACCCTCCGTTTGTGATGTTTAACGGCGAAGTTAAAGTCGACGTCAACAAGATTGAGGAGTTCCTGGAGGAAAAACTGACCCCGCCAcg TTACCCCAGACTGGCTGCTAAACACGCTGAAGCTAACACAGCGGGCATCGACGTGTTCGCCAAGTTCAGCGCTTACATCAAAAACTCCAGGAAAGACACCAATGAGG CCTTAGAGAAAGCATTGCTGAAGTCTCTCCGGCGTCTCGATGACTTCCTGCGGACGCCGCTGTCTGAGGAGATTGATGCCGACGCCCCAGGAGATCTTCCAGACTCGTCCAGGAGTTTTCTGGATGGCTCCGAGCTAACCCTGGCTGACTGTAACCTGCTGCCGAAACTGCACATCCTTAAA GTCGTAGCCAAGAAATACCGCGGCTTTGAGATCCCGTCGGAGATGACGGGGCTGTGGCGGTATTTAAACTGCGCCTATCAGAGGGAGGAGTTCACCAGCACTTGCCCCGCCGAGAGGGAGATCCAGGTCGCCTATCTGGatgttgcaaaaaaaatcaaatga
- the LOC144513024 gene encoding chloride intracellular channel protein 4 isoform X2 — protein MAEGYKLQLFVKAGSDGESIGNCPFSQRLFMILWLKGVIFNVTTVDLKRKPADLQDLAPGTNPPFVMFNGEVKVDVNKIEEFLEEKLTPPRYPRLAAKHAEANTAGIDVFAKFSAYIKNSRKDTNEALEKALLKSLRRLDDFLRTPLSEEIDADAPGDLPDSSRSFLDGSELTLADCNLLPKLHILKVVAKKYRGFEIPSEMTGLWRYLNCAYQREEFTSTCPAEREIQVAYLDVAKKIK, from the exons gcaggAAGTGACGGCGAGAGCATCGGTAACTGTCCCTTCTCTCAGAGACTCTTTATGATCCTCTGGCTCAAAGGAGTTATCTTCAACGTCACCACTGTCGACCTCAAACG GAAGCCGGCCGACCTGCAGGACCTTGCTCCAGGAACCAACCCTCCGTTTGTGATGTTTAACGGCGAAGTTAAAGTCGACGTCAACAAGATTGAGGAGTTCCTGGAGGAAAAACTGACCCCGCCAcg TTACCCCAGACTGGCTGCTAAACACGCTGAAGCTAACACAGCGGGCATCGACGTGTTCGCCAAGTTCAGCGCTTACATCAAAAACTCCAGGAAAGACACCAATGAGG CCTTAGAGAAAGCATTGCTGAAGTCTCTCCGGCGTCTCGATGACTTCCTGCGGACGCCGCTGTCTGAGGAGATTGATGCCGACGCCCCAGGAGATCTTCCAGACTCGTCCAGGAGTTTTCTGGATGGCTCCGAGCTAACCCTGGCTGACTGTAACCTGCTGCCGAAACTGCACATCCTTAAA GTCGTAGCCAAGAAATACCGCGGCTTTGAGATCCCGTCGGAGATGACGGGGCTGTGGCGGTATTTAAACTGCGCCTATCAGAGGGAGGAGTTCACCAGCACTTGCCCCGCCGAGAGGGAGATCCAGGTCGCCTATCTGGatgttgcaaaaaaaatcaaatga